One segment of Bacteroides caecimuris DNA contains the following:
- the asnB gene encoding asparagine synthase B yields MCGIAGILNIKVQTKELRDKALKMAQKIRHRGPDWSGIYVGGSAILAHERLSIVDPQSGGQPLYSPDRKQVLAVNGEIYNHRDIRAKYAGKYNFQTGSDCEVILALYKDKGIHFLEDISGIFAFVLYDEEKDEFLIARDPIGVIPLYIGKDKEGKIYFGSELKALEGFCDEYEVFLPGHYFYSKEGKMKRWYSRDWTEYETVKENDAQTEDVKVALEEAVHRQLMSDVPYGVLLSGGLDSSVISAIAKKYAAKRIETDGASDAWWPQLHSFAIGLKGAPDLIKAREVAEYIGTVHHEINYTVQEGLDALRDVIYFIETYDVTTVRASTPMYLLARVIKSMGIKMVLSGEGADEVFGGYLYFHKAPTPQAFHEETVRKLSKLHMYDCLRANKSLSAWGVEGRVPFLDKEFLDVAMNLNPKAKMCPGKNIEKRIVREAFADMLPESVAWRQKEQFSDGVGYSWIDTLREITAAAVSDEQMEHAAERFPINTPQNKEEYYYRSIFEEHFPSESAARTVPSVPSVACSTAEALAWDIAFRNLNEPSGRAVKGIHEEAYT; encoded by the coding sequence ATGTGTGGAATAGCAGGTATACTCAACATCAAAGTTCAAACGAAAGAACTAAGAGATAAAGCACTGAAAATGGCCCAGAAGATCCGTCATCGCGGACCGGACTGGAGCGGAATCTATGTAGGCGGAAGTGCCATCCTGGCACACGAACGTCTTTCTATTGTCGACCCGCAGAGTGGCGGACAACCGTTATACTCTCCCGATCGTAAGCAGGTGCTCGCCGTCAACGGTGAGATTTACAATCACCGTGATATTCGCGCTAAATATGCGGGAAAATATAACTTTCAGACTGGAAGTGACTGTGAGGTAATTCTTGCCCTTTACAAAGATAAAGGCATCCATTTTTTGGAAGATATCAGCGGTATCTTCGCTTTCGTGCTTTATGATGAGGAAAAGGATGAATTTCTGATTGCCCGCGATCCGATAGGGGTTATTCCTTTATATATAGGAAAAGATAAAGAGGGAAAAATCTACTTCGGCAGCGAGTTGAAAGCTCTCGAAGGATTTTGTGACGAATATGAAGTATTCCTTCCCGGACATTATTTCTATAGTAAAGAGGGAAAAATGAAACGTTGGTATTCGCGCGACTGGACAGAATATGAAACCGTCAAAGAGAATGATGCACAAACCGAGGATGTGAAAGTGGCATTGGAAGAGGCTGTGCACCGCCAGTTAATGAGTGACGTACCGTATGGAGTGTTGCTTTCGGGCGGGTTGGATAGTTCCGTTATCTCTGCCATTGCCAAAAAATATGCGGCAAAACGTATAGAAACAGACGGTGCAAGCGATGCGTGGTGGCCTCAACTCCACTCTTTCGCCATCGGTCTAAAGGGCGCGCCCGATTTGATTAAAGCGCGTGAGGTAGCCGAATATATCGGTACCGTCCATCATGAGATCAACTACACCGTTCAGGAGGGGCTGGACGCCCTGCGTGATGTTATTTATTTCATCGAGACGTATGATGTAACTACCGTACGCGCTTCCACTCCCATGTATTTATTGGCGCGTGTCATTAAATCAATGGGGATCAAAATGGTGTTGAGCGGTGAAGGTGCCGATGAAGTTTTCGGGGGGTATCTGTATTTCCACAAGGCCCCTACTCCACAGGCATTTCACGAAGAAACAGTACGTAAACTTTCAAAGTTGCACATGTACGATTGCCTCCGTGCCAATAAAAGTTTGTCAGCATGGGGAGTAGAAGGACGCGTCCCTTTCCTTGATAAAGAATTTCTCGACGTGGCAATGAACCTGAACCCGAAAGCTAAAATGTGCCCCGGAAAAAACATCGAGAAACGAATTGTTCGCGAAGCCTTTGCCGATATGTTACCGGAAAGTGTGGCTTGGAGACAGAAAGAGCAGTTCAGTGACGGTGTAGGATATTCATGGATTGACACATTGAGAGAGATCACAGCAGCTGCCGTGAGCGATGAGCAAATGGAACATGCTGCCGAACGTTTCCCCATCAATACGCCACAAAACAAAGAAGAGTACTACTATCGTAGCATTTTCGAAGAGCATTTCCCCAGTGAAAGTGCAGCACGCACCGTCCCCAGTGTTCCGAGTGTAGCCTGCTCCACAGCAGAAGCTCTGGCATGGGATATCGCTTTCAGAAATCTGAACGAACCTAGCGGACGTGCAGTGAAAGGAATACATGAAGAGGCTTATACCTGA
- a CDS encoding glycerophosphodiester phosphodiesterase family protein has protein sequence MNLKKMMMASALLMAACCMQAQTKVIAHRGFWKIPGSSQNSISSLLKADSIGCYGSEFDVWIAKDNKLVVNHDPVYKMRPMEYSKSNALTGLKLSNGENLPSLEQYLETGKNCKTQLILELKAHSNKKRETKAVQGIVAMVKKMGLENRMEYITFSLHAMKEFIRLAPAGTPVYYLNGELSPKELKELGAAGLDYHMGVIKKHPEWIKEAHNLGLKVNVWTVDEVEDMKWLIEQKVDFITTNEPIILQEELKKLQ, from the coding sequence ATGAATTTAAAAAAAATGATGATGGCTTCTGCCCTTCTAATGGCTGCTTGCTGTATGCAGGCACAGACAAAAGTGATAGCTCACCGTGGTTTCTGGAAAATTCCGGGATCATCGCAGAACAGTATTTCATCACTTCTAAAAGCAGATTCCATCGGTTGTTACGGTTCAGAATTTGACGTATGGATCGCGAAGGATAACAAATTAGTGGTTAACCATGATCCCGTATATAAGATGAGGCCGATGGAATATTCCAAAAGTAATGCACTGACCGGACTTAAATTATCCAACGGAGAGAACTTACCCAGCCTAGAACAGTATCTGGAAACCGGAAAAAACTGTAAAACCCAATTGATTCTCGAGCTGAAAGCACATAGCAATAAAAAACGTGAAACCAAAGCCGTACAAGGAATCGTTGCCATGGTAAAGAAAATGGGACTGGAAAACCGTATGGAATATATCACGTTCTCTCTACATGCCATGAAAGAGTTTATCCGTCTGGCTCCTGCCGGTACTCCGGTATATTACCTTAACGGGGAACTGTCTCCCAAAGAGCTGAAAGAACTGGGTGCTGCCGGTCTGGACTATCACATGGGAGTGATTAAGAAACACCCCGAATGGATCAAAGAAGCTCACAACCTTGGCTTGAAAGTTAACGTATGGACAGTAGACGAAGTAGAAGATATGAAATGGCTGATCGAACAAAAGGTAGATTTCATCACCACTAACGAGCCGATCATCTTACAGGAAGAACTTAAAAAACTTCAATAA
- the dapF gene encoding diaminopimelate epimerase: MTTIIKFTKMHGAGNDYIYVDTTRYPIADPEKKAIEWSKFHTGIGSDGLILIGVSDKADFSMRIFNADGSEAMMCGNGSRCVGKYVYEYGLTDKTEITLDTLSGIKILKLQVEGKTVNTVTVDMGSPQETGEIDWRKKYPFQSTKVSMGNPHLVTFVDDITRINLPEIGPELENHPLFPDRTNVEFAQIVGKDTIRMRVWERGSGITQACGTGACATAVAAFINGLAGRKSDVIMDGGTVTIEWDETSGHILMTGPATKVFDGEIVEEMES, encoded by the coding sequence ATGACAACAATAATTAAATTCACTAAAATGCATGGAGCAGGAAATGACTACATATATGTAGACACGACCAGATATCCGATAGCAGACCCTGAAAAGAAAGCGATCGAATGGAGCAAGTTTCATACAGGAATCGGAAGCGATGGACTTATATTGATTGGTGTCTCTGATAAAGCAGATTTCAGTATGCGTATTTTCAATGCCGACGGTTCGGAAGCAATGATGTGTGGCAATGGTAGCCGCTGCGTAGGCAAATATGTATATGAATACGGATTGACTGATAAAACAGAAATAACTTTGGATACACTATCGGGAATTAAAATTCTGAAATTGCAGGTAGAGGGAAAAACAGTCAATACAGTCACCGTAGATATGGGCAGTCCACAAGAAACAGGAGAGATTGATTGGAGAAAGAAATATCCTTTCCAATCTACTAAAGTATCAATGGGTAATCCACATCTCGTCACATTTGTTGATGACATTACCCGAATTAATCTGCCGGAAATCGGTCCTGAACTGGAGAATCATCCTCTCTTTCCCGACAGAACGAATGTAGAGTTTGCACAGATCGTCGGTAAAGACACCATACGGATGAGAGTATGGGAAAGAGGATCGGGAATTACTCAAGCTTGCGGGACAGGTGCCTGCGCCACAGCAGTAGCCGCCTTCATCAACGGACTTGCAGGAAGAAAAAGTGATGTGATAATGGATGGAGGAACAGTTACCATCGAATGGGATGAAACCTCCGGACATATATTAATGACCGGACCGGCAACCAAGGTTTTCGATGGGGAAATTGTTGAAGAAATGGAGAGTTGA
- a CDS encoding LL-diaminopimelate aminotransferase: MALVNEHFLKLPGSYLFSDIAKKVNTFRITHPKQDIIRLGIGDVTQPLPPACIEAMHKAVEELAGKDTFRGYGPEQGYDFLIEAIIKNDFAPRGIHFSASEIFVSDGAKSDTGNIGDILRHDNSVGVTDPIYPVYIDSNVMCGRAGVLEEETGKWSNVTYMPCTSENNFIPEIPDKRIDIVYLCYPNNPTGTTLTKPELKKWVDYALANDTLILFDAAYEAYIQDENVPHSIYEIKGAKKCAIEFRSFSKTAGFTGVRCGYTVVPKELTAATLEGDRIPLNRLWNRRQCTKFNGTSYITQRAAEAVYSAEGKAQIKKTIDYYMTNAKIMKEGLEATGLKVYGGVNAPYLWVKTPNGLSSWRFFEQMLYEANVVGTPGVGFGPSGEGYIRLTAFGERNDCIEAMRRIKNWL; the protein is encoded by the coding sequence ATGGCATTAGTAAACGAGCATTTTTTAAAATTACCGGGAAGTTATTTATTCTCGGATATAGCGAAAAAGGTAAATACTTTCAGGATAACGCATCCCAAACAGGACATCATCCGGCTAGGTATCGGCGACGTTACGCAGCCACTTCCTCCAGCCTGTATAGAAGCAATGCATAAAGCGGTAGAAGAACTGGCCGGCAAAGATACATTCCGCGGATATGGTCCTGAACAGGGATATGATTTTCTGATTGAAGCAATCATAAAGAACGATTTCGCTCCACGCGGGATCCATTTCTCGGCATCCGAGATTTTTGTCAGTGACGGGGCTAAAAGCGATACCGGAAATATAGGTGATATTCTTCGCCACGACAATAGCGTAGGTGTTACAGATCCCATTTATCCGGTTTACATAGACAGTAACGTTATGTGCGGACGCGCCGGAGTACTGGAAGAAGAAACGGGTAAATGGAGCAACGTTACTTATATGCCTTGCACAAGTGAGAACAACTTTATCCCGGAAATTCCGGACAAACGGATAGACATCGTTTATCTCTGTTATCCGAACAACCCGACAGGGACCACCTTAACCAAACCGGAACTGAAAAAGTGGGTGGACTATGCCTTGGCAAACGATACACTGATTCTGTTCGATGCCGCTTACGAGGCATATATCCAAGACGAGAATGTCCCCCACTCTATCTATGAGATTAAGGGAGCTAAAAAGTGCGCGATTGAATTCCGCAGTTTTTCAAAAACGGCAGGATTTACAGGAGTACGCTGCGGATATACCGTGGTTCCGAAAGAGCTCACTGCCGCCACTCTGGAAGGCGATCGCATACCACTCAACAGATTGTGGAACCGCCGCCAGTGTACTAAGTTTAACGGCACTTCTTATATTACCCAACGGGCAGCAGAAGCCGTTTACAGTGCAGAAGGCAAGGCACAGATTAAGAAAACAATCGACTATTATATGACCAACGCAAAAATCATGAAGGAAGGACTGGAAGCCACAGGACTGAAAGTATACGGCGGCGTCAACGCTCCCTACTTGTGGGTGAAAACTCCGAACGGACTTTCTTCATGGCGATTCTTCGAACAGATGTTGTATGAAGCCAATGTGGTCGGTACTCCCGGTGTAGGTTTCGGGCCAAGCGGTGAAGGGTATATCCGCTTAACTGCGTTCGGCGAACGCAACGACTGTATCGAAGCGATGAGAAGAATAAAGAACTGGCTCTGA
- a CDS encoding P-II family nitrogen regulator → MKKIEAIIRKTKFEDVKDALLEADIEWFSYYDVRGIGKARQGRIYRGVVYDTSTIERILISIVVRDKNTEKTVQAIIKAAQTGEIGDGRIFVIPIEDAIRIRTAERGDIALYNAEQER, encoded by the coding sequence ATGAAAAAGATTGAAGCTATTATCCGTAAAACCAAATTCGAGGACGTAAAAGACGCCCTACTCGAAGCGGACATCGAATGGTTCTCTTATTACGATGTAAGAGGCATTGGAAAAGCACGGCAAGGACGTATCTACCGTGGCGTAGTATATGACACCAGCACCATTGAACGAATTTTGATCTCTATTGTCGTACGCGACAAGAATACCGAGAAAACAGTGCAGGCTATCATCAAAGCTGCACAAACCGGAGAAATCGGTGACGGACGTATTTTCGTCATTCCTATCGAAGACGCTATCCGCATACGCACTGCCGAACGTGGTGACATAGCCCTCTACAATGCAGAACAAGAACGTTAA
- a CDS encoding ammonium transporter, which produces MDTKYKSHSFVKLWIATTIFILCCFTADMSAQNTAAADTVAAVTETITEVVTAPAEEASAAPDTVGELALGLNTVWMLLAAMLVFFMQPGFALVEAGFTRVKNTANILMKNFVDFMFGSLLYWFIGFGLMFGAGGFIGMPHFFDLSFIDNGLPTEGFLIFQTVFCATAATIVSGAMAERTKFSMYIVYSIFISVLIYPISGHWTWGGGWLMNSEEGSFMMSLFGTTFHDFAGSTVVHSVGGWIALVGAAILGPRIGKYSKDGKSKAIPGHSLTIAALGVFILWFGWFGFNPGSQLAAATEADAIAISHVFLTTNLAACAGGFFALLVSWMKYGKPSLSLTLNGILAGLVGITAGCDAVSPAGAALIGAICGVVMIFSVDFIDKVLKIDDPVGASSVHGVCGFLGTILTGLFSTSEGLFYGYGFGFLGAQIFGALVVGAWAAGMGFIIFKTLDKIHGLRVPARIEEEGLDIYEHGESAYN; this is translated from the coding sequence ATGGATACAAAATATAAAAGCCATAGCTTCGTAAAGCTGTGGATAGCCACTACTATATTCATTTTGTGCTGTTTTACTGCTGATATGTCGGCACAAAACACGGCCGCTGCCGATACAGTTGCAGCAGTTACAGAAACAATTACCGAAGTCGTTACCGCTCCTGCCGAAGAAGCATCAGCAGCTCCCGATACGGTTGGTGAATTAGCTCTTGGATTGAATACTGTATGGATGTTGCTTGCAGCAATGCTCGTGTTCTTCATGCAGCCGGGATTTGCATTAGTAGAAGCAGGTTTTACCAGAGTGAAAAATACTGCCAACATTCTGATGAAGAACTTTGTAGACTTCATGTTCGGCTCTTTACTATACTGGTTTATCGGTTTCGGATTGATGTTCGGCGCAGGCGGATTCATCGGGATGCCCCACTTCTTCGACCTTTCTTTCATTGACAATGGTTTGCCAACCGAAGGATTCCTCATATTCCAAACCGTATTCTGTGCGACAGCAGCTACAATTGTATCAGGAGCCATGGCAGAACGTACCAAATTCTCCATGTATATCGTCTACAGCATCTTTATCAGTGTACTGATTTATCCGATATCCGGCCACTGGACATGGGGCGGAGGCTGGTTGATGAACAGTGAAGAAGGTTCTTTCATGATGAGTCTCTTCGGAACTACCTTCCATGACTTTGCCGGTTCTACGGTCGTTCACTCTGTAGGTGGATGGATTGCTTTGGTAGGTGCTGCCATTCTTGGTCCCCGTATCGGTAAATATAGTAAAGACGGCAAATCAAAAGCTATCCCAGGCCATAGCCTGACTATTGCCGCACTAGGCGTATTCATTCTTTGGTTCGGATGGTTCGGATTCAACCCCGGTTCTCAATTGGCAGCAGCAACCGAAGCCGATGCTATCGCCATCTCCCACGTATTCCTGACAACGAATCTGGCTGCTTGTGCCGGTGGTTTCTTCGCTTTGTTGGTGAGCTGGATGAAATATGGAAAACCTTCCCTGTCATTGACGCTGAATGGTATCTTGGCAGGGCTGGTAGGCATCACAGCTGGATGTGACGCAGTATCCCCCGCAGGAGCAGCCTTAATAGGTGCAATATGTGGTGTCGTAATGATATTCTCCGTTGACTTCATTGACAAGGTGTTAAAGATAGACGATCCGGTAGGTGCATCTTCTGTACATGGTGTTTGTGGCTTTTTAGGAACTATCCTTACAGGTTTGTTCTCCACCAGTGAAGGTTTATTCTATGGCTACGGTTTCGGATTCCTCGGTGCACAAATATTCGGAGCATTGGTAGTAGGTGCATGGGCAGCAGGCATGGGATTCATCATTTTCAAAACGCTTGATAAGATTCACGGACTTCGCGTTCCGGCACGTATCGAAGAAGAAGGTCTTGATATTTACGAACACGGAGAATCTGCTTACAACTAA
- a CDS encoding glutamine synthetase III — protein sequence MSKLRFRVVETAFKKKAVEVATPAERPSEYFAKYVFNKEKMFKYLPSKVYNALIDAIDNGAPLDRSIADEVAAGMKKWAIEMGVTHYTHWFAPLTEGTAEKHDAFVEHDGKGGMMEEFTGKLLVQQEPDASSFPNGGIRNTFEARGYSAWDPSSPAFIVDDTLCIPTVFIAYTGEALDYKAPLLKALRAVDKAAVDVCRYFNPEVKKVVAYLGWEQEYFLVDEGLYAARPDLLMTGRTLMGHDSAKNQQLEDHYFGAIPTRVAAFMKDLEIEALKLGIPVKTRHNEVAPNQFELAPIFEECNLANDHNLLIMSLMRKVSRRHGFRVLLHEKPFKGVNGSGKHNNWSLGTDTGILLMAPGKTPEDNLRFVTFVVNTLMAVYHHNGLLKASISSATNAHRLGANEAPPAIISSFLGKQLSQVLDHIENSTKDDLISLSGKQGMKLDIPQIPELLIDNTDRNRTSPFAFTGNRFEFRAVGSEANCASAMIALNSAVADQLVKFKKDVDALTEKGEPKVSAILEIIRGYIKECKAIHFDGNGYSDEWKKEAARRGLDCETSVPVIFDNYLKPETIAMFEATGVMTKKELEARNEVKWETYTKKIQIEARVLGDLAMNHIIPVATQYQTDLINNVYKMQSLFPAEKAAKLSAKNLELIEEIADRTAFIKEHVDAMIEARKIANKIESEREKAIAYHDTIVPALEEIRYHIDKLELIVDNQMWTLPKYRELLFVR from the coding sequence ATGTCAAAACTTAGATTCAGAGTAGTAGAGACAGCTTTCAAAAAGAAAGCTGTTGAGGTAGCAACACCTGCCGAACGTCCTTCGGAGTATTTCGCCAAGTATGTATTCAACAAGGAGAAAATGTTCAAATACCTTCCCAGCAAGGTATACAATGCACTGATTGACGCCATTGACAACGGTGCCCCGCTAGACCGCAGTATTGCCGACGAGGTAGCTGCCGGCATGAAGAAATGGGCCATCGAAATGGGTGTTACTCATTATACGCACTGGTTCGCACCGCTGACCGAAGGCACAGCTGAAAAACATGATGCTTTCGTTGAACATGACGGCAAAGGCGGTATGATGGAAGAATTTACTGGTAAACTGCTTGTACAGCAGGAACCGGATGCTTCTTCTTTTCCGAATGGCGGTATCCGTAATACATTCGAAGCCCGTGGTTACAGCGCATGGGACCCCTCATCACCTGCTTTCATTGTAGATGATACGCTTTGCATCCCAACTGTGTTTATCGCATATACCGGCGAAGCTCTCGACTATAAAGCTCCCTTGCTGAAAGCATTGCGGGCTGTAGATAAAGCTGCTGTAGACGTATGCCGTTACTTCAACCCGGAAGTGAAAAAAGTAGTTGCTTACTTAGGCTGGGAACAGGAATACTTCCTCGTAGACGAAGGATTGTATGCTGCACGTCCAGACTTGCTAATGACCGGTCGTACTTTGATGGGACATGACAGTGCCAAAAACCAGCAGTTGGAGGACCACTACTTCGGTGCTATCCCCACCCGCGTAGCCGCTTTCATGAAAGACCTCGAAATTGAAGCGTTAAAGCTGGGTATTCCTGTTAAGACCCGTCACAACGAAGTTGCCCCGAACCAGTTCGAGTTAGCCCCTATCTTTGAAGAGTGTAACCTTGCTAATGACCATAACTTGCTGATTATGTCACTAATGCGTAAGGTAAGCCGCCGTCATGGTTTCCGCGTACTACTTCATGAAAAACCTTTTAAGGGCGTCAACGGATCGGGTAAACACAACAACTGGTCGTTGGGAACTGACACGGGCATTTTATTAATGGCACCGGGTAAGACTCCGGAAGATAACCTGCGTTTTGTTACCTTCGTCGTAAACACATTGATGGCAGTTTATCATCATAACGGATTGCTGAAAGCTTCTATCTCCAGCGCTACCAACGCCCACCGTTTGGGAGCTAATGAGGCACCCCCTGCCATCATCTCCTCTTTCCTAGGGAAGCAATTATCGCAGGTATTGGATCACATTGAAAACAGTACGAAAGATGATTTGATTAGTCTTAGCGGCAAACAGGGAATGAAGTTGGATATTCCGCAGATTCCCGAATTGCTGATTGACAATACTGACCGCAACCGTACCTCTCCTTTTGCTTTCACCGGAAACCGTTTTGAGTTCCGTGCCGTAGGTTCCGAGGCAAACTGTGCGTCTGCCATGATTGCATTGAACTCTGCCGTAGCAGACCAATTGGTGAAGTTTAAAAAAGATGTGGATGCTTTGACTGAAAAAGGAGAACCTAAAGTGTCCGCCATTCTTGAAATTATCCGTGGATATATCAAGGAATGTAAAGCGATTCATTTTGACGGCAATGGTTACAGCGACGAATGGAAGAAAGAAGCAGCCCGCCGTGGACTGGATTGCGAAACCAGTGTTCCTGTTATCTTCGATAACTACCTGAAACCGGAAACAATTGCCATGTTCGAAGCTACCGGCGTAATGACAAAGAAAGAACTGGAAGCCCGCAACGAAGTGAAATGGGAAACGTATACGAAGAAGATTCAGATCGAGGCGCGTGTATTGGGTGACTTGGCTATGAACCATATCATTCCGGTGGCCACTCAATATCAGACGGATTTAATTAATAATGTCTATAAGATGCAATCTCTTTTCCCGGCAGAAAAGGCAGCGAAATTGTCTGCTAAAAACCTGGAGCTTATTGAAGAGATTGCCGACCGAACAGCCTTCATCAAGGAGCATGTAGATGCAATGATTGAAGCTCGTAAGATTGCGAACAAGATAGAAAGCGAACGGGAAAAAGCCATTGCCTACCACGACACGATCGTTCCGGCACTGGAAGAAATCCGCTACCACATCGATAAGTTGGAACTCATTGTTGACAACCAGATGTGGACGCTTCCGAAATACAGGGAACTGTTATTTGTGAGATAG
- a CDS encoding transposase → MAYKKGEERQQKVLFPDCIDDYVEEDAPVRLFDAFVDSLDMGKLEFIRNIPKATGSPGYDPRDLLKLYIYGYFYQVRSSRKLARECKCNVEVMWLLGKLYPDFRTISDFRKDNKDSITKVFKEFNKFCMGLKLFSKSYISIDGSKFKAVNAKDNNFTLNKLDDRIKRLDEHITLYMEELDSCDREEGRKLSREELEHKLNVCKERKARYEAYRTTLEESNEKQISLTDPDARLMKANEGFCVGYNMQTAVDADSHMIAGFRVTNSPTDHGQITNVATDVKKDYGIDILETTADKGYECPEDHTDALASGIVPNVIRRDGGCTEQVEFEYIGNTITDEQKVSTNPEDLKACLQAGVIPDVYNGILTDMEIVEVKKRTLPTSDSAVLDMTSEQMRAKALEGFFVRDAERNLVYCPQGEILRQKSIKRNGNIRYCNKLACKKCKCKCTISKFKEADFSKDDLIKVADTRRKQDAANDGNANLKPTRITVMKKVVRYVLHLDQKKMDNRKCLSEHPFGTIKRTLGYYYFLLKGFAKVGAEMGLLCLSYNLRRAISLKGVPALLAALR, encoded by the coding sequence ATGGCATATAAGAAAGGTGAAGAACGACAACAGAAAGTACTTTTCCCCGATTGCATAGACGACTATGTTGAGGAGGATGCTCCGGTTCGTTTGTTTGATGCATTCGTTGATAGTTTGGATATGGGCAAGTTAGAGTTTATACGGAACATTCCCAAAGCCACGGGAAGTCCCGGGTACGACCCTCGTGACCTGTTAAAACTGTATATTTATGGTTACTTTTACCAAGTGCGTTCATCGCGCAAGTTGGCCCGTGAGTGCAAATGCAACGTGGAGGTGATGTGGCTACTGGGCAAATTATATCCTGATTTTCGCACCATTTCCGATTTTCGCAAGGATAATAAGGATAGCATAACTAAAGTATTCAAGGAGTTCAATAAGTTCTGCATGGGGTTGAAGCTCTTCTCCAAGTCATACATATCTATTGACGGAAGCAAGTTCAAGGCTGTAAATGCCAAGGATAACAATTTTACGCTCAACAAACTTGACGACCGTATCAAACGTTTGGATGAACATATCACTTTATACATGGAAGAGCTTGACTCATGCGATCGGGAAGAAGGTCGCAAACTTTCCAGAGAAGAACTTGAGCACAAACTGAATGTCTGTAAAGAACGCAAAGCCCGTTACGAAGCATACCGCACTACATTAGAGGAGTCTAATGAAAAACAGATATCGCTTACTGACCCGGATGCAAGACTGATGAAAGCGAATGAAGGTTTCTGCGTAGGCTATAACATGCAGACGGCTGTTGACGCGGACAGCCACATGATTGCCGGCTTCCGGGTCACTAACAGTCCTACTGACCATGGCCAAATAACAAACGTAGCTACAGATGTGAAAAAAGACTATGGGATTGACATCCTTGAGACTACAGCAGACAAGGGCTATGAATGCCCCGAAGACCATACCGACGCACTTGCATCGGGCATTGTACCCAATGTCATCCGGCGTGACGGTGGCTGCACCGAGCAGGTTGAGTTTGAGTACATTGGAAACACCATAACCGATGAACAGAAAGTTAGTACCAACCCCGAGGACTTGAAGGCATGTCTTCAAGCCGGAGTAATTCCCGATGTCTACAACGGAATCTTAACTGATATGGAAATTGTTGAGGTAAAAAAGCGTACATTGCCGACATCCGATTCAGCAGTGCTGGACATGACTTCCGAACAAATGCGTGCCAAAGCTCTTGAAGGCTTCTTCGTTAGGGATGCCGAACGTAACCTTGTCTATTGTCCGCAAGGTGAGATTCTTAGACAGAAATCCATTAAACGAAACGGCAATATACGTTACTGCAACAAGTTGGCCTGCAAGAAATGCAAATGCAAGTGTACCATATCCAAGTTCAAGGAAGCGGACTTTAGTAAGGATGATCTAATAAAGGTTGCTGATACCCGAAGGAAACAAGATGCAGCAAATGACGGCAATGCGAATCTGAAACCAACAAGAATAACCGTTATGAAAAAGGTGGTACGCTATGTGCTACATCTTGACCAAAAGAAAATGGATAATCGCAAATGTTTGTCGGAACATCCGTTCGGGACAATTAAAAGAACGCTCGGATACTACTATTTTTTACTAAAAGGTTTTGCAAAAGTAGGTGCAGAGATGGGATTGCTCTGTCTATCCTATAACCTACGTCGTGCTATAAGTCTCAAAGGTGTACCCGCACTGCTTGCCGCACTCCGATAA
- a CDS encoding HdeD family acid-resistance protein: protein MKTMNYSLIRILFALVIGLVLVIWPNAAASYIVITVGVAFLIPGVIGLLGYFGRKRQEGEADPRFPIEGIGSLLFGLWLIVMPEFFADVLMFLLGFILIMGGVQQIASLSMARRWMPVPGVFYLVPSLILIAGIIALFNPTGVRNTAFIIIGVSSLVYSLTELINWFKFDRCRPKTPVVHDDDDIEDAKIIE, encoded by the coding sequence ATGAAAACAATGAATTATTCTCTTATTCGTATTCTCTTTGCACTTGTGATAGGATTGGTGCTCGTTATTTGGCCAAATGCGGCTGCCAGCTACATTGTCATTACAGTTGGCGTTGCCTTTTTGATTCCCGGTGTTATCGGCCTTTTGGGCTATTTCGGCCGGAAAAGACAGGAAGGTGAAGCGGATCCCCGTTTCCCGATAGAAGGGATCGGTAGTTTGTTATTTGGACTCTGGCTGATTGTGATGCCTGAATTCTTTGCAGATGTTTTGATGTTTTTATTGGGATTTATCCTGATAATGGGAGGAGTGCAACAGATTGCTTCTTTATCAATGGCACGTCGGTGGATGCCTGTTCCGGGAGTGTTTTACCTGGTTCCTTCATTGATTCTTATTGCAGGTATCATCGCTTTGTTCAATCCGACAGGAGTACGTAATACTGCATTTATAATTATTGGTGTGAGTAGTTTGGTTTATTCGCTTACCGAATTAATCAACTGGTTCAAGTTTGACCGCTGTCGTCCGAAGACTCCGGTGGTACATGACGATGATGATATTGAGGATGCAAAGATAATCGAATAA